One genomic region from Vitis riparia cultivar Riparia Gloire de Montpellier isolate 1030 chromosome 17, EGFV_Vit.rip_1.0, whole genome shotgun sequence encodes:
- the LOC117904103 gene encoding pentatricopeptide repeat-containing protein At5g61400, translating to MLKSFPPKSRRIYAKHSSFISRPLSSSPSSSSSDSSPSSLPNSILTCRTANQALELFHSVSRRADLTKNPQLYSAIIHVLTGAKLYAKARCLMRDLIQCLQKSRRSRICCSVFNVLSRLESSKFTPNVFGVLIIAFSEMGLVEEALWVYYKMDVLPAMQACNMVLDGLVKKGSFDTMWKVYGDMVAGGASPNVVTYGTLIDGCCRQGDFLKAFKLFDEMIQKKIFPTVVIYTILIRGLCGESRISEAESMFRTMRNSGMLPNLYTYNTMMDGYCKIAHVKKALELYQEMLGDGLLPNVVTFGILIDGLCKTDEMVSARKFLIDMASFGVVPNIFVYNCLIDGYCKAGNLSEALSLHSEIEKHKILPDVFTYSILIKGLCGVDRMEEADGLLQEMKKKGFLPNAVTYNTLIDGYCKEGNMEKAIEVCSQMTEKGIEPNIITFSTLIDGYCKAGKMEAAMGLYTEMVIKGLLPDVVAYTALIDGHFKDGNTKEAFRLHKEMQEAGLHPNVFTLSCLIDGLCKDGRISDAIKLFLAKTGTDTTGSKTNELDRSLCSPNHVMYTALIQGLCTDGRIFKASKFFSDMRCSGLRPDVFTCIVIIQGHFRAMHLRDVMMLQADILKMGIIPNSSVYRVLAKGYEESGYLKSALRCSEDLSGIGIGCSNLNDL from the coding sequence ATGTTGAAGTCCTTCCCACCAAAATCTAGGCGCATCTACGCCAAGCATTCTTCATTCATCTCGAGACCACTCTCTTCTTCTCCATCGTCTTCATCTTCAGATTCATCTCCTTCTAGTCTCCCTAACTCTATACTCACCTGCAGAACGGCTAATCAAGCACTCGAGCTCTTCCACTCAGTTTCCCGCCGAGCTGACTTAACCAAGAATCCGCAGCTCTATTCAGCAATAATCCATGTCTTAACTGGAGCCAAATTGTACGCGAAGGCTAGGTGCTTGATGAGAGACCTCATCCAATGCCTCCAAAAGTCTCGGAGATCCCGTATTTGTTGTTCGGTTTTTAATGTTCTTAGTCGGTTGGAAAGCTCTAAATTCACTCCCAATGTGTTTGGGGTGTTGATTATTGCCTTCTCGGAAATGGGTCTTGTGGAAGAAGCCTTGTGGGTGTATTACAAGATGGATGTATTGCCAGCAATGCAGGCTTGTAACATGGTCTTAGATGGGTTGGTTAAGAAGGGTAGTTTTGATACGATGTGGAAAGTTTATGGTGATATGGTAGCGGGCGGAGCGTCGCCTAATGTGGTCACCTATGGGACATTGATTGATGGGTGTTGTAGACAAGGTGACTTCTTGAAAGCATTCAAGTTGTTTGATGAAATGATtcagaagaaaattttcccaaCGGTTGTGATATACACAATTCTCATACGTGGGCTGTGCGGTGAGAGTAGAATTTCAGAAGCAGAAAGTATGTTTAGGACAATGAGGAATTCGGGTATGCTCCCAAATTTGTATACATACAATACAATGATGGATGGATACTGTAAGATAGCCCATGTGAAGAAAGCCCTTGAATTGTACCAGGAAATGCTAGGTGATGGTCTGCTGCCAAACGTTGTGACTTTTGGTATTTTAATTGATGGACTTTGCAAAACAGATGAAATGGTGTCTGCTAGAAAGTTTTTGATTGATatggctagttttggtgttgtGCCAAATATATTTGTGTATAATTGTTTGATAGACGGCTACTGTAAGGCAGGGAACCTCTCTGAAGCACTGAGTTTGCATTCAGAGATTGAAAAGCACAAAATTTTGCCTGATGTCTTCACTTACAGTATACTAATAAAGGGCCTTTGTGGTGTCGATAGAATGGAAGAAGCAGATGGGTTGTTgcaagaaatgaagaaaaagggaTTCCTTCCGAATGCTGTGACCTACAATACACTCATTGATGGGTACTGCAAAGAAGGCAACATGGAGAAGGCAATAGAGGTGTGTTCTCAAATGACAGAAAAGGGTATAGAGCCTAACATCATTACCTTCTCTACCTTGATTGATGGTTATTGCAAGGCAGGGAAAATGGAGGCTGCCATGGGATTGTACACTGAAATGGTAATCAAAGGTCTTCTACCTGATGTAGTTGCTTATACAGCTTTAATTGATGGGCATTTCAAAGATGGCAACACAAAAGAAGCTTTCCGGCTTCATAAGGAGATGCAGGAGGCGGGCCTTCATCCTAATGTTTTCACACTTAGTTGCTTAATTGATGGATTATGCAAGGATGGAAGGATTAGTGATGCAATCAAACTTTTCTTAGCGAAAACTGGAACTGATACCACTGGTAGTAAAACTAATGAGTTGGATAGAAGCTTGTGTTCCCCAAACCATGTGATGTATACAGCCCTGATTCAGGGTTTGTGCACGGATGGGAGGATTTTTAAAGCAAGTAAGTTTTTCTCAGATATGAGATGCTCTGGTTTAAGACCAGATGTGTTCACTTGCATTGTCATTATTCAGGGGCATTTCCGAGCCATGCATTTGCGTGATGTGATGATGTTGCAGGCTGATATCCTAAAAATGGGTATCATACCAAACAGTAGTGTATACCGGGTCTTGGCTAAGGGTTATGAAGAGAGTGGATACCTCAAATCAGCTCTCAGGTGTTCTGAGGATTTATCAGGGATAGGCATTGGGTGTTCAAATTTGAATGACCTGTAA
- the LOC117904357 gene encoding putative pentatricopeptide repeat-containing protein At1g74400 yields the protein MRFLRRFPSLGRRVTKLFATNNQPKAHLHTHLKPPKSNQTLKRYLQSNNTSKVLLFFRILLRKHPSSIDSFSLMFALKACTLKSSLVEGKQMHALVISFGFEPIIFLQTSLINMYSATGNVADAHNMFDEIPSKNLISWTSVISAYVDNQRPNKALQLFRQMQMDDVQPDIVTVTVALSACADLGALDMGEWIHAYIRHRGLDTDLCLNNSLINMYSKCGEIGTARRLFDGTQKKDVTTWTSMIVGHALHGQAEEALQLFTEMKETNKRARKNKRNGEHESSLVLPNDVTFMGVLMACSHAGLVEEGKQHFRSMKEDYSLRPRISHFGCMVDLLCRAGLLTEAYEFILKMPVRPNAVVWRTLLSACSLQCDSNGNGNIKICSEARRQLLELEPSHVGDNVIMSNLYAAKGMWDKKMLVRNQIKQRRDPGCSSIEVGIDIKEFVAADDQHPCMPQIYEILDHLTRTMRASDSALGTDTPME from the coding sequence ATGAGATTCTTAAGAAGGTTCCCTTCATTGGGCAGAAGGGTGACCAAGTTATTTGCAACTAACAATCAGCCCAAAGCCCATCTCCATACTCACCTCAAACCaccaaaatcaaaccaaactctGAAAAGGTACCTTCAATCCAATAACACTAGCAAGGTTCTCCTTTTCTTCCGCATCTTATTGAGAAAACACCCTTCTTCAATTGACAGCTTCTCCCTCATGTTTGCCCTTAAAGCTTGCACCCTAAAGTCTTCCTTGGTTGAAGGAAAACAAATGCATGCGCTTGTCATAAGCTTTGGCTTTGAACCCATCATTTTCCTCCAAACATCTCTCATAAACATGTATTCAGCAACGGGAAATGTTGCTGATGCACATAATATGTTTGACGAAATACCTTCCAAAAATCTCATCTCTTGGACTTCCGTGATTTCTGCTTATGTTGACAATCAGAGGCCCAATAAAGCTCTTCAGCTCTTCAGGCAGATGCAGATGGATGATGTGCAACCTGATATAGTCACAGTAACTGTAGCTCTCTCCGCCTGTGCTGACCTTGGGGCGTTAGACATGGGAGAATGGATTCATGCTTACATCCGCCATAGAGGACTCGATACAGATTTATGCCTAAACAATTCTCTCAtaaacatgtattcaaaatgtGGGGAGATCGGTACTGCCAGGAGATTGTTTGATGGTACGCAGAAGAAGGATGTCACAACCTGGACATCCATGATTGTGGGGCATGCCCTGCATGGACAAGCAGAAGAGGCGCTTCAACTTTTTACAGAAATGAAAGAAACGAACAAAAGGGCAAGGAAGAACAAGAGGAATGGTGAACACGAGAGCTCTTTAGTCCTCCCTAATGATGTTACTTTCATGGGAGTTTTAATGGCCTGCAGCCATGCAGGTCTTGTGGAAGAAGGGAAGCAGCATTTCAGAAGCATGAAAGAGGATTATAGCTTGAGGCCAAGAATTTCCCACTTTGGCTGCATGGTGGATCTTTTATGCCGTGCTGGTCTCCTAACAGAAGCTTATGAGTTTATATTGAAGATGCCCGTGCGGCCAAACGCAGTGGTGTGGCGTACATTGCTAAGTGCATGCAGCCTCCAATGCGACAGCAACGGCAACGGCAACATTAAGATTTGCTCAGAAGCCCGTCGGCAGCTGCTCGAGCTGGAGCCTAGCCATGTTGGTGACAATGTCATCATGTCAAATTTATATGCTGCCAAAGGCATGTGGGATAAGAAGATGTTAGTCAGAAACCAAATAAAGCAGAGGAGAGATCCAGGTTGCAGTTCAATTGAAGTGGGAATTGACATTAAAGAGTTTGTTGCTGCAGATGATCAACATCCATGTATGCCTCAGATATATGAGATTCTTGACCACCTGACTAGAACCATGAGAGCTTCTGACTCTGCTCTGGGGACAGACACCCCCATGGAGTGA